One Eubacterium sp. AB3007 genomic window, AGCATCTTGCTGGAAACAGAGCATGCTCTGCAGGTGAAGTGGCTGAAGCCCACAGACAAGCCGGAGGCAGTCTTTGCGATCACACCGGATGACAAGCCGGTAGCCGCTTATGAGTACTGCACGCTCCACGGACTGTGGAAGGCAGATCTGTAAACAGGATCCCCTGTTGGATAGTAACCTCTGCGTTTATGGCGCAGAGGTTTTTAATTTTCTGAAAAATTTTTACTTTGCTAAAGTTTTTGTCCAATTGGCGCTGTGAAAAAGTATGTGTACGCCCGAATGCGTGTAAATATATACGACATATAGTGATTGAAATACCAATGTTTCTACCTCGTATAGATGGTGAAAAATAGTTGGGTGTATGACCAGAGAAATTTCGAAAAAACCCTTGCATTCTTGCGCTTTTTCATATATACTAAAAAGGCTTGCGTTAGGCGTTGAAGCGGGAAGTTGCTGAGCTATCAGGTAATTTCCGTGGAGAATAGTCCCCGCTGGACGGGGGCGGAGGGCCTGCTGATTTTATTTCGTGCAATCCGATATGGAAACGCACGGCGGCGTGTCGCAAGTGGGCAAACAGCCCGAACGTTGAAAAATCAATGGGCGGCCCTTGTACGAGAATAGCGATAACAGTACTAAACATCAAATGGAGGAAAAAATGAGCGAATTACAGAAGATCAGAATCAAACTGAAGGCTTATGATCACGCAATGCTGGATCAGTCAGCGGCCAAGATCGTTGAGACAGCCAAGAAGACCGGCGCAGATGTATCCGGACCGATTCCTCTCCCCACCGAGAAGGAAGTCACCACCATCATCCGTGCAGTCCATAAGTACAAGGACAGCAGAGAGCAGTTCGAGCAGAGGACTCACAAGAGACTCATCGACATCACCAACGCGACTCTGCAGACGATTGACGCGCTCACCAAGCTGGATATGCCGGCTGGCGTGTACATCGAGATCAAACAGTAAGGGAATTCCCCTTAAGTATGTGAGACATGATGCCCTCCGCAAGGAGCGGGTCAGTGGTTCACCAATGCAAAGAATGGAGGAAAAACTATATGAAGGCAATTTTAGGAAAGAAAGTCGGGATGACCCAGATTTTCGCAGAATCAGGCGCTGTGATTCCTGTGACTGTCATCGAAGCAGGTCCTGAGGTAGTCACTCAGATCAAGACTGTCGAGACAGATGGATACGAAGCCGTACAGGTAGGCTTTGAGGATCAGAAGCCGCAGAGAGTGAACAAGCCGATGACCGGCCACTTTGAGAAGAGCGGCACCTCCCCCAAGAAGTATCTGACAGAGTTCAGACCAGAAGAGGGAGAGACCTATGAGCTGGGACAGGTGATCACCGTTGCTGATTTCGAAGAAGGAAAGAAGCTGGACATCACTGGTGTTTCCAAGGGTAAGGGAACTCAGGGTAACATCAAGAGACACGGACACCACAGAGGCCCCATGAGCCACGGTTCCAAGCACAAGAGACTGGCCGGCGCTCTGGCAGGTGCGACTTATCCATCCAGAGTATTCCCGGGCAACGCAGGTCCGGGCCGCATGGGCAGAGATACCGTGACAGTTCAGAACGTAGAACTCGTGAAGATCGACACTGACAGAAATCTGATGCTGGTCAAGGGCGCTGTTCCGGGAGGAAGAGGAAGCCTGGTCAAGATCAGATACGCTGTCAAGGGTCAGGACAAATAATCAGACTGAGGAAAGGAGGAAGCGTAAATGGCAACAATTACAATGCTCAACATGGCCGGACAGGAAGCTGGCACCATCGAGCTGAAGGATGAAATTTTTGGCATCGAGCCAAACGAGAACGCGGTTCACGACGTAGTGAAGAACTACCTGGCTAACCAGAGACAGGGTACTCAGTCTGCTAAGACAAGAGGCGAAGTCAGAGGGGGCGGACGGAAGCCTTTCAGACAGAAGGGGACAGGCCGCCACAGACAGGGATCTAGCACAGACCCGTCGCAGATTGGAGGCGGTGTGGTATTCGCACCCAAGCCGAGAGATTACAGCTATTCCGTACCTAAGAAGGTCAAGAGACTGGCGATGCTGTCAGCTCTCTCTGCCAAGGTAGCAGATGGCGAGATGATCGTTCTGGACGAGCTGAAGATGGAAGCTCCTAAGACCAAGGAGATGGTCGCTACACTGGCCAACATCAAGGCTGGCAAGAAGCCGCTGATCATCACCGCCGCTAAGGATGAGAACGTTGTGAAGTCCGCAGCAAACATCCCTGGCGTAAGAACAGCGCTGGTAGGCACCATGAACGTATATGAGATCGTAAACCACGACAGCTTCATCGTCACCAAGGAAGCAATCGAAAAGATCGAGGAGGTGTACTTATAATGAGATCCGCATACGACGTAGTCATCAGACCGATCATCAGTGAGCAGTCCATGGACAAGGCCGCTGAGAAGAAGTACACATTCAAGGTCGCCGTCGACGCGAACAAGACCGAGGTCAAGAACGCGATCGAAGAGATCTTTGATGTCGAGGTCGAGAAAGTCAATATCATGAATGTCAATGGTAAAGTCAAGAGAATGGGAAGAAACGTTGGTAGAACCGCTGCTTACAAGAAGGCGATAGTGACCCTGACAGAGGGCAGCAAGGAAATCGAGTTCTTCGCAAATCTGTAAAATAGGAGGTCGACTGTAATGGGAATCAGAAAATATAATCCGACTTCCCCGGGTCTGAGAGGAATGACGGTTTCCACTTTTGAGGAGATCACCAAGAAGACCCCGGAGAAATCGCTGACAACAAGCCTCAAGAAGCACTCCGGAAGAAATTCCAGAGGAAAGATCACCGTCAGACATAGAGGTGGCGGTGCCAGAAGAAGATACAGGATCATTGATTTCAAGAGAAACAAGGACGGCATCGCAGGTAAGGTTGCTGCCATCGAATATGATCCGAACAGAAGTGCTAACATCGCACTGATCGTCTACGCAGACGGTGAGAAGAGATACATCATCGCTCCGGAAGGACTGAAGGTAGGAAACGTGATCTACTCTGGTCCTGACTGCGATATCCAGGTCGGAAACACACTGCCTATCGCCAACATCCCGGTCGGTACTATCATCCACAACATCGAGATGAAGCCGGGCAAGGGCGCACAGCTGGTAAGATCCGCTGGAAACGGCGCACAGCTGATGGCGAAGGAAGACAAGTACGCACAGGTCAGACTGCCGTCTGGAGAAGTCAGAAAGATCCTGATGGTCTGCAGAGCTACCATCGGTGAGGTCGGAAATGCCGATCACTCCAACATCTCCATCGGTAAGGCCGGACGTAAGCGTCACATGGGATTCAGACCAACTGTCAGAGGTTCCGTCATGAACCCGAACGACCATCCTCACGGTGGTGGAGAGGGCAAGGCCCCGGTTGGTCGTAAGAGCCCGGTTACTCCTTGGGGTAAGCCTGCTCTCGGTTACAAGACCAGAAAGAAGAACAAAGCTTCTGACAAGTATATCGTAAAGAGAAGAAATGTGAAATAAGGAAGGAGCAACTAAATGAGCAGATCAGTAAAGAAAGGCCCTTTCGTAGAAGCTAAGCTGCTGAAGAGAATCGAAGAAATGAACGCGGCAAACGAGAAGAAGGTAGTGCAGACATGGTCCAGAGCATCCACTATTTTCCCGCAGTTCGTAGGACACACGATCGCTGTTCACGACGGCAGAAAGCATGTTCCTGTGTACATCACAGAGGATATGGTAGGACATAAGCTGGGCGAGTTTGCTCCTACCAGAACCTACAGAGGTCATGCTGCTGACAAGAAGACTAAGAGATAAGAAAGGGAGATAGAATAATGGAAGCAAGAGCAATTGCAAAATACGTCAGAATGTCTCCTTCCAAGCTGAAGCCTGTTACAGATCTCGTAAGAGGCAAGGATCTGAATGAGGCACTGACTATCCTCAAGTTCACCCCTGGAAAGGGTGCTGAAATCGTAGAAAAGGTCGTTGCATCAGCAGCCGCTAACGCTGAAAACAATTTCGACCTGAACCCGGATAATTTATACGTTGCAGAGATCTATGCCAACCAGGGACCGACCATGAAGAGATGGAGAGCCGGTGCACAGGGTAGAGCATCGATGATTCTTAAGAGATCAAGCCATGTAGCTGTCACTCTTAAAGAGAAGGAAGACTAAGGAGGTTCATTGAATGGGTCAGAAAGTAAGCCCCCACGGGTTAAGAGTAGGCGTAATCAAGGACTGGAATTCTAAATGGTACGCAGGAAAAGAAAATTTCGCAGATTTTCTTGCAGAAGATAATAAGGTCAGAACATTCATCAAGAAGACCCTGTACGGCGCAGGCGTCTCCAAGATCCTGATCGAGAGAGCTGCAGAAAACAAGATGACCATCACCGTTCTTACCGCAAGACCGGGCATGGTAATCGGCAGATCTGGTGCCGGCATCGACGACCTCAAGAAAAAGCTTGAGAAGATGACAGGCAAAGAGATCCGCATCAACATCGAAGAGATCAGAAGAAGCGAGCTGGACGCACAGCTGACCGCTGAGAGCGTTGCAGACGCACTGGAGCACAGAGTGTCCTTCCGTAGAGCCATGAAGCAGGCCATCGGCAGAACCATGAAAGCCAACGCAAAGGGCATCAAGATCCTCTGCTCCGGAAGACTGGGCGGCGCAGAGATCGCCAGAAGCGAGAAATACAGCGAGGGTAATGTTCCTCTGCATACGCTGAGAGCCGACATCGATTACGGTTTTGCTGAGGCAGACACGACTTACGGCAAGATCGGTGTCAAAGTCTGGATCAATCACGGCGAAGTCCTGGACAAGGGCCTGAAGAGCCCGATCCGCGAGGAGAAGCGTGACAGAAGAGACAGAAAAGGCAGAAGAGACGGCGACAGAAGAAGAGGCGGAAGAAGAAACGACAGAAGAAACGACAACCGCCGCGAGATTCCAAAGGCAGTCAATCCGAGAATGAGAAAGGCTCCGAAGGAAGAACCTAAGACCGCAGAGGCGCAGGCTCCTGCAGCAGAGACACAGGAATAAGCAATAGTGAAAGGAGGAACTACCCATGTTGATGCCAAAGCGCGTTAAGCATAGAAGAGTTCATAGAGGTAGAATGAAGGGTAAGGCTACCAAGGGTAACAAGGTTACCTACGGTGCATATGGTCTTGTCGCCACAGAGTGCGGCTGGATCACTTCCAATCAGATCGAGGCTGCCAGAATCGCTATGACGAGATACACCAAGAGAGGCGGCAAAGTTTTCATCAAGATCTTCCCACACAAGTCAGTCACCAAGAAGCCGGCTGAAGTCCGTATGGGATCCGGTAAAGGTGCTCCTGAGTACTGGGTAGCCGTTGTGAAACCCGGCAGAGTGATGTTCGAGATCGACGGTGTCAGCGAGACCGTGGCCAGAGAGGCAATGCGTCTTGCCAGCCACAAGCTGCCGGTCAAGACAGAGTTCGTTGTCAAGGGCAATGAAAAGGTAAAGGAAGGTGAAGCGTAATGGATCTGAACAAGATGAGAGAGATGACAGATGTTGAGCTCAACGCTGAACTGGACAAGATGAAGAAGGAACTTTTCAATCTGAGATTCCAGCATGTCACAGGGCAGCTCGAGAATCCTGTCAAGATGAGAGAAGTCAAGAGAAATATTGCCAGAGTCAAGACGATCATCAGAGAGAAGGAACTTGACAAGGTTCAGGCTTAATCAGAAAGGAGGATGTAAGATGGCTGACGTAAGAAACAGAAGAAAAGTCAAAGTCGGTGTCGTTGTCAGCGACAAGATGGATAAGACTGTCGTAGTTGCAATCGAAGACTTCGTAAGACATTCTCTTTATGGAAAAGCAGTAAAGAGGACCAAGAAGGTCAAGGCTCATGATGAGAACAACGAGTGCAACATCGGAGATAAAGTAAGAATTATGGAGACAAGACCTCTGTCCAAGGACAAGAGATGGAGACTTGTCGGAATCGTAGAGAAAGCTAAGTAAGGAGGCGCCAGATCATGATTCAGACAGAAACAAGATTAAAAGTGGCTGACAACTCGGGCGCAAAAGAGCTCCTTTGCATCCGCATCCTGGGCGGAACCAGCCGTCAGTATGCGAACATCGGAGACGTCATCGTCTGCACGGTCAAGGATGCTACTCCGGGCGGCGTTGTCAAGAAGGGTCAGGTTGTCAAGGCAGTAGTGGTCAGAACCAAGAAGGGCGCCAGAAGAGCAGATGGAAGCTACGTCAAGTTCGACCAGAATGCTGCAGTAATCATCAAGGATAGAAACGATAAAACCCCGGTTGGAACACGTATCTTCGGACCTGTAGCCAGAGAGCTCAGAGAGAAGGGATTCATGAAGATCGTGTCTCTGGCTCCGGAAGTACTGTAGGAGGTGTAACGAATGCGTATTAAAAAAGATGATATGGTAATCGTTATTACCGGAAAAGACAAGGGCAAGGTTGGCAAGGTCCTGAAGGCCATGCCGAAGGAAAACAGAGTGATCGTAGAGGGCGTCAACGTCCAGACCAAGCACCAGAAGCAGACCCAGAGAGAGCGCGCTGAGATCAAGCACGTTGAGGGACCCATCGATGCTTCCAACGTGATGTTCTACGACGACAAAGCAAAGCAGCCGGTCAAGATCGGTTATGAGGTCAAGGATGGCCGGAAGGTCAGAGTTAACCGCAAGACCGGAAACGTAATCGACTAGGAAAGGAGGAGAAGGTTTTGGCAACAAGATTAAAGGAAACTTACGATAAAGAAGTATTCAAGGCGCTGATGGACAAGTTCCATTATTCCAACGTCATGGAAGTTCCAAAGCTGACCAAGGTCACCCTGAACATGGGACTGGGCGAAGCCAAGGAAAACGCAAAGATTCTGGAGTCTGCTGTTGAGGAGATCGCACTGATCACCGGACAGAGACCTGTCATCACCAAGGCGAAGAAGTCCATCGCGAACTTCAAGGTCAGACAGGGTATGCCGGTAGGCGCAAAGGTTACCCTCAGAGGCGACAACATGTATGACTTTGTCGACAAACTGTTCAACGTTTCTCTTCCTCGTGTAAGAGACTTCAAAGGTGTCAGCAGAAATTCCTTCGACGGGAGAGGCAACTACTCCATGGGTCTGAAGGAGCAGCTGATCTTCCCTGAGATCAACTACGATGATGTTGATACTATCAAGGGAATGAATATCGTATTCACTACAACGGCGAAGACCGACGAGGAAGCACAGGCGCTTCTGGAGTTGCTGGGCATGCCGTTTGAGAAGTAGCAGGAGGTTGAAATGGCAAAGACATCTCTTAAAGTAAAACAGCAGAGAAAGCCTAAGTATGCGACTCGTGCTTACACGAGATGCAGCATCTGCGGGAGACCGCACTCTGTGCTGAAGAAGTATGGAATCTGCCGTATCTGCTTCAGAGAGCTGGCATACAAGGGAGAGATCCCGGGCGTTCGTAAGGCTAGCTGGTAAAATACATAGAAATAAGCTTTGTGCAAGTGGGAGCAATTGGCCGTAAACCGCCACGAGGCGGAGCCTCTGCGGTTCTGGCCGAGGACCTACCAGCCATTTCCCTTCGGGAAATGGGGTCAGGTCTCTCATACTACACAAGAAGGGAGTATACAGACATGACAATGACAGATCCGATTGCGGATATGCTGACAAGAATCAGAAACGCGAACTCTGTTGGTCACGAGACAGTTGAGTTCCCTGCATCCAAGATGAAGAAGGCGATCGTTGAGATCCTGAAGGATGAGGGATACATCACTGACTACGAGGTCAAAGATGACAGCGTGCAGGGCAGCATCAAGGTAACACTGAAATACGGTGCTGGCAAAGAAAGAGTTATCACTGGTATCAAGAAGATTTCCAAGCCGGGCCTGAAGGTCTATGCAAAGGCAAACGACGTACCGAGAGTTCTGGGCGGACTGGGTATCGCAATCATCTCCACATCCAACGGGATCGTAAGCGACAAGAAAGCCAGAGAGCTGGGCGTTGGCGGCGAAGTAATCTGTTATGTATGGTAGGAGGTAGAATATGTCCAGAATAGGAAATAAAACAATCGCACTTCCTGCCGGCGTTGAGGTTAAGGTAGATGACAAGAATCTGGTGACAGTTAAGGGCCCCAAGGGCGAGCTGACACAGCAGATCGATCCGAGGATCAAGGTTGCCGTTGAGGGCACCGAGGTCGTCGTGACCAGACCCACTGACAACAGAACAGACAGAGCGCAGCACGGTCTGTCCAGAACCCTGATCTTCAACATGGTGAAGGGCGTTACTGACGGGTATGAGAAGAAGTTGCAGATCATCGGCGTTGGTTACAGAGCCGAGAAGAAAGGCAACAAGCTCGTCATGAACCTGGGATTCTCTCATCCGGTCGAGATGGAAGATCCGGAAGGAATCACCACCGAAGCACCCGATGCCAACACAGTCGTGGTCAAGGGCGTCGACAAAGCCCTGGTCGGTAACTACGCAGCCGTGATCAGAGCCTGGAGAAAGCCGGAGCCTTACAAGGGCAAGGGTATCCGTTATGAGGGCGAGCACGTACGTAGAAAAGAAGGAAAGACCGGAGCCAAGTAAGAAAGGGGTGAAGTAAGATGGCAAAAGAAAGCAGAAACGACAGACGTCTGAAGAGACACGCCAGAGTCAGAAAGAACCTGATCGGAACTCCCGAAAGACCAAGGCTGTGCGTTTTCAGATCAAACAAGAATATCTCCTGTCAGATCATTGACGACGAGAGTCACAAGACTTTAGTTGCCGCTTCTTCCCTGGAGAAAGATCTCAAGGCCGAGATCGGATATGGTGGAAACAAGGAAGCAGCAAGAAAGGTCGGCGAAGCAGTAGCTAAGAGAGCACTGGAGAAGGGCATCGAGGAAGTGGCCTTCGACAGAGGCGGATTCCTGTATCACGGAAGAGTGAAGGAACTGGCTGAGGGTGCTCGCGAAGGCGGATTGAAATTCTAACAGGAGGAGATATAATGCGTAATATTATGGATACTTCCAAGCTGGAGCTGACAGAAACCATTGTTAACATCAGACGTGTTGCCAAGACCGTAAAGGGAGGCAGAAACATGAGATTCTCCGTGACTGTCGTCGTTGGAGACCATGAGGGTCACGTTGGTGTAGGTCTCGGCAAGGCGATCGAGATCCCCGAGGCTGTCAGAAAAGCAACGGAAGATGCTAAGAAGAATCTGATCTACGTTCCTACCGTTGGAACTACGATCCCACATAAGAACATCGGTGTGTTTGGCGCAGGAAGAGTGATCCTGATGCCGGCTCCTCAGGGAACCGGAGTGATCGCTGGTGCTTCCGCTCGTACAGTACTGGAAGCGGCAGGCATCAAGGACATCAGAGCCAAGTCCGTTGGTTCTAACAACGCCGGAAACATCGCATATGCAACACTGGAAGGTCTGAAAGGCCTGATGACTGTTGAGAAGGTTGCTAAGCTGAGAGGCAAGAGACCTGAGGAAATCTTAGGATAGGAGGAAACGCAAAATGGCCAATAAGCTCAAGATCACATTAACCAAGAGTACCATCGGCGCTTCCCCAAAGCAGAAAAAAGTCGTAGAAGCGTTAGGACTCAAGAAGATGCATCATTCAGTGGAATTAGCTGATACACCTGCAACTCGCGGTGCAGTTGACAAGGTTTCGCATCTTGTAACTGTAGAAGAACTGTAAAGAAGGAGGTGCAAAAGGTATGAAACTGCATGAATTAAAAGCGCCTGCCGGATCCACAAAGTCCCGCAAGAGAAGAGGTCGCGGAACCGCTACCGGCCAGGGTAAGACCGGCGGAAGAGGAATGAACGGCCAGAAGTCCAGGAGCGGCGGCGGCGTCAGACTCGGATTCGAGGGTGGACAGATGCCTCTGTACAGACGTCTGCCTAAGAGAGGTTTCACCAACATCTGGGGAACCAAATACACTACACTGAACGTTGAGGATCTGAACAGATTCGAAGCAGGCACTGAAGTTACACCGGAAATGCTGAAGGAACTGGGTATCGTCAAGCAGGTCGAGAATGGCGGTATCAAGATCCTTGGAAACGGAGAGCTGAAGAACAGCCTGACCGTTAAGGCTAACAAGTTCACCAAGAGTGCTGTAGAGAAGATCGAAGCTGCCGGAGGAAAGGCAGAGGTGATCTAATGGACATGTTCAAAACGATTTCCCAAGCCCTGAAGGTCAAGGAAATCAGGGGAAAGATGATTTTTACGCTGCTGATGCTGGTGGTGTTTCGGATCGGGTCAAACATCCCGGTCCCGGGCATCAACAGAGAATATCTGGCACAGATGTTCAGCGGCGACAACATGGGGCTGTTTGAGCTCTTCAACCTGTTCTCAGGCGGGGCGTTCAATAACTTCACGATCTTTGCGTTGAGTATTACACCGTACATCACCGCATCGATCATCGTACAGCTTCTGACTATCGCGTTCCCTTATTTTGAACGTCTTGCAAAGGAAGGCATGGAAGGCCGCAAAAAGATGGCCCAAATCACACGGTACATGACCATCGTACTGGCCCTGATTCAGGGCCTGGGCCTGACTGTTGGTCTCTTCAAGCAGACCATCGTAGACCAGAGCTGGTTCACGTTCATCGTGATCACACTGATCCTGACCGCAGGAACCGCGTTCCTGATGTGGCTGGGTGAGCAGATCAACGAGTACGGAATCGGAAACGGCATCTCCCTGCTGATCTTCGGCGGCATCGTCGCCAGGATCCCCAGTGGGATCGCCTCCGTGTGGAACAAGTATCAGGAAGGCACCATGAGCATCATCACACTGCTGCTGTTCGTCATCTTTGCCATCCTGGTCATCGTAGGGATCATCGAGATCCAGCAGGGAACCAGAAGAATCCCGGTGCAGTACGCCAAGAGAGTCGTAGGAAAGAAAATGTACGGTGGCCAGTCCACCCACATTCCACTGAAGGTCAATCAGGCCGGCGTAATTCCAATCATTTTCGCGCTGTCCATCCTGCAGTTCCCACTGACGATCATGTATTTCTTCCCGAACACACCGTTCTACGAGTTCTGTGAGAAATACCTGTCGCCGGGAGGAAGCCCGGGCGTATGGGTTTACGCTGTACTGAACGTACTGCTCATCATCTTCTTCAACTACTTCTACACGGCGGTCACATTCAACCCCGTAGAGGTAGCCCAGAACATGAAAGCAAACGGAGGATTCATCCCGGGTATTCGTCCGGGAAGACCTACGGTAGACTACCTGAGCAAGGTAATGTCCAGGATCTCCATCGTAGGCGCGATCTTCCTGGCAGTGATTGCAACACTGCCGACGATCATTTCGCAGTATACAGGTCTCAATGTACACTTTGGAGGAACATCTCTGCTGATCGCAGTCGGTGTTGCTCTGGATACGATGAGACAGCTTGAAAACCAGATGGTAATGCGTAATTACCAGGGATTCCTGAAGTGATAATAGGAGAAATGACATGCTGAGAACGATTTTGTTAGGACCTCCGGGGGCAGGCAAAGGCACCCAGGCAGATAGGATCGTGGAGAAGTACAATGTACCGCACATCTCCACAGGAGATATCTTCAGAGAAAATATCAAGAACGGTACAGAAC contains:
- the secY gene encoding preprotein translocase subunit SecY, which encodes MFKTISQALKVKEIRGKMIFTLLMLVVFRIGSNIPVPGINREYLAQMFSGDNMGLFELFNLFSGGAFNNFTIFALSITPYITASIIVQLLTIAFPYFERLAKEGMEGRKKMAQITRYMTIVLALIQGLGLTVGLFKQTIVDQSWFTFIVITLILTAGTAFLMWLGEQINEYGIGNGISLLIFGGIVARIPSGIASVWNKYQEGTMSIITLLLFVIFAILVIVGIIEIQQGTRRIPVQYAKRVVGKKMYGGQSTHIPLKVNQAGVIPIIFALSILQFPLTIMYFFPNTPFYEFCEKYLSPGGSPGVWVYAVLNVLLIIFFNYFYTAVTFNPVEVAQNMKANGGFIPGIRPGRPTVDYLSKVMSRISIVGAIFLAVIATLPTIISQYTGLNVHFGGTSLLIAVGVALDTMRQLENQMVMRNYQGFLK